CACGCCCAAGGGGTATATCCGCAAACGCCTGAAAGAGGGCGATGATTTCCTGTTTGACATCGATTGGCAGGGCACCCAGCAACTTTACCAGAAGGACCAGCAAGACGTCGTCAGCGTCTTCATCCTTCCGCCTACCCTCGATGAATTGCGTCGCCGTTTGGAATCGCGCGCGACTGACAGCGAAGACGTGATCGACCGGCGGATGGATCGGGCGCGCGGCGAGATCAGCCATTGGGCCGAATATGACTACGTGGTCGTCAACGACGATGTCGATGAATGCTTCGTCAAAGTCCGCGAAATCCTCCATGCGGAGCGGATGAAACGCACCCGCCAGACCGGGCTGATCCCGTTTGTCCGGGGCCTGATGGACTAAACGCGAGTCCTGCCCAATCCCTATTCTCACATTGACCGTCGGCAGAAGGTGACAAGGCCGCAACGGCTCTCTAGCATCCAATCTGTGACAACCGAAAGTGACCCTGCCCGAATGCAAGACCCCCTCCCCGCCGCAGCTGTTCGTGACAGCGACGGAGCCCCGATGGCCGAGATCGATGCCAAGGAACTGGGCCGTGCACTCAAGGTGTTTCATGCCCCCAAGGCCGTGCGCAGCTGGTACGAGCTGGGCATCACACTGCTGCCTTTTGTAGCCCTTTTTGCGGCCATGCTCTTCGCGCTCGATGCTGGCTACTGGCTGGCATTGGCCCTCGCCCCGGCGGCCGGCCTGCTCCTGCTGCGACTGTTTATTATCCAGCACGATTGCGGGCATGGCGCGTTTCTAAAGAGCCGTTCGGGCAATGACTGGATCGGGCGCGCTCTCGGCGTACTAACGCTCACACCCTATGATTGCTGGCGCCGCAGCCACGCGCTGCATCACGCCGCAACGGGCAATCTGGATGCGCGCGGGTTTGGCGATGTCGACCTGATGACCGTGCGCGAATATCGTGAAAGCTCCCGCCTCCAACGGCTGGGTTATCGTGTCTATCGCCATCCTGCCGTTCTGCTCGGCCTGGGCCCGGCCTACCTTTTCCTGCTGCGCCACCGCCTGCCGATCGGCCTGATGAAGGAAGGCATGCGCTATTGGGTCAGCGCGATGGCAACCAATGTCGGGCTTATTGCCCTGCTCGCGGCGCTGGCCTGGGTCTTCGGCCTTGCTACCGTTGCGCTGGTGTTTTTTCCGGTTTTGCTGACTGCCGCCAGCATGGGCGTGTGGCTGTTCTACATCCAGCACCAGTTCGAAAACGCCCATTGGGACCGCAAGGAAGACTGGTCATTCCACGAGGCGGCACTGGCGGGCAGCTCCTACCTCAAACTGCCAGCCGTGCTGCAATGGTTCACGGGCAATATCGGCATCCACCACGTCCACCATCTGGCCAGCCGGATCCCGTTCTACCGCCTGCCCGAAGTGCTACGCGAATTCCCGGCACTGACGGAGGTCAATCGCTTCACAACAAGGCAGACAATCAAGCCCCTGGTCCTCGCATTGTGGGACGAAGAGCAGCGCCGGATGGTGACATTTCGCGAGGCGAAGAGTTCGCTGCGTTAGAGACTTTCCAAAGCAAGGACGGTTGGCCGGCATCGGCCGATATTGCGGTGGGAAGCCTTCATTCCCGAATGGGCCGACCCGAAACCGGTCGTAACGACCTTGTAACTGGCACCTGCCAGACCATGTTGTGTCTATCGAGGCGCCATCTAGATGCTCATCCTCGACTGAGAGACCATTGCGCTCCCGCATCCGGGAGATTGCTAATTGGACCTCAACAAACTTCTCTATGATCATCAAATTGCATTGATGGAAATTGCCTTTGCCAGACCTGCGATGGGCGCAAGTGGCGGTATCGGGCACTGTGAAAAGCTCATCCGGACGGCTCGGAAAAGGTTAGGCGTAGCGCAATATCCTTTGTTCGACATGTGGATCGGCGACGCTCGAACTTCACTTCAGACGTGCAAGAGGAATGTCTCATGACTGCGGTGATCGAACGTCGTTCGACACCTGGCCGGGGTGAAGGAATCTTTGCCCTCAAGCCATTCAAAAGAGGCGACATACTTTATACGGGTGTGCTCGAAAATGCTTCAGTCACGAACCATTCTCATGCCTCGCAAGTGAGCAAGACGAGGTTTGGTTTTCACATCGGACTGAGTTCGATATTCAATCATTCCTGTAGTCCGAATTGCGGCATCATGATCAATGAATCCGGTGCTCATAATATTGTCGCGATGGAGAGTATCCTGGCAGGGGACGAAGCGACGTATGATTATGCCATGCGCAATTATCGCATCGAGCATTTCCCTGGTTCGTGCTCTTGCGGCAAGACAAATTGTCGCAACACGATCACTGGATGGATCGGCTTACCACAGCAGCGCAAGGATGATTACGCTGGCTTCATAGCACCCTATTTGCTCGAAATTGATCTGAAGCAAGGCGCAGCTAGACATTCCGCGATGGCATCAAGTCGCGTCTTGTCAGATTTCAAGGCCGCCACGGACAACTTGTAGGAAACGGGGCAGCTTCCATTGCTGCCGTTTTCGTAACGGTGTGATATACAAGGATTTGCTATCCGATCAGCGCGCCTTCATCCCGCTATCCGCCATGTCATTTGGGCCTTGATTTGCGGTAACAAAAATACGCAATTGCCAGGCCGATGAACAGGATCGCAAGCAACGACGCCAAGCCAAGAATCACCAAGTCTCTAATGAGCATCTTTGGCCCTTCGAGCATTCGCCTCGTCAACGAATTCTCGGGCGATGTCGGCATCTTCCTTACTCAGAGGTATCGACACTTTGGCTTCACGCTCTTCGGCACGGTCGGCTTCTGCTTCCCAGGCTCTGGCTGCTGTCGCAGCAATATTGCGGCGATTGCGCAGCGGCTCCGTCAACGATAACATGCGCTGGCGCGCTTCTTCTGCACGACACAGCGCTACTGTTGGGCGCGACTGGACGGTCACTTCCCGCGTCCGCTCTTCATGTGTTCCAGCCCTGGAACGGTGCCAGCTTTTTGCGAGGGTTGGGAGGCGTTGGTCTTGACCTTTTCCGCTTTTGGTTTGCGGATTTCGCGCTTGGATTTTCTTTGTGATTTGGCCATCTCGGCATCCCTTCGGGCGTGCTTTCAGGAAGCCATATCAGGCAGTCCTGCGGGATCGCCCGTTTCGGTCTGTCGAACACCCGAACATTGCGATTGCTAATCCTGTCTCAGGAAAGCCAATCAAAAAAATTCTGATCTTGAAGAGACACCGTCAGACAGTGCTCCGGCCAACATACCGGAATGACGTACCATCAATATGGGGACGTGAGGCAGTGATTGTAAGGCCGGATCCGAATTGGCTCTGTCGTTCCTGTTCTTGATGGCCACGATTCGGGTCAAAAGCAGACATGTCAGATTTCCCTCAGCCGAGCGACGAACGCGGTTTTTCCTACAACCCTGCCCTACGCTATTGCGGGGCTTGCTCTTTGAAATCGTTGCGCAGGATTCCGACCGATCCCGGATGCATCATCCTCTTCGCCGAAAGTCACACCCTCGCGACGGGACCGGCCATCATAGCATTGCAATCAAACAATTTTTACGGAAGGTCACGGTCTTGCAACCTTCGTTTGGTGTTCCACAAGCGTCTCTGCTCCGGGCACAAGAAAGGGGCCGTCAGATTGCTCCAACGGCCCCTGCACTATCCGGATGTGGTTGGAGGGCTTGCCCCTATTCGCCCGACGGGTCGACGAAATTCCCCGCCCCGATATTGGCATTCACTACGCCGCCATCGATCGGGATCGTCGTGCCGACCACATAGTCTCCGGCACGGCTAAGCAGATAGATGGCACCTGCTGCCATGTCCTCGGTCACGCCGACCCGCTTGCTCGGGATGCCCTTGGCAACGAGCGCCTCGTTGTCGCGTGCGGCGCGGTTCATGGCGCTCGGGAAAGCGCCCGGGCCGATGCCGTTGACGATGATGTTGTCGCGCACCAGCTCTGCTGCCATGCGCCGGGTAAGGTGGATCAGACCGGCCTTCGATGCCTGATAGGGGTAGGTTTCCCACGGATTGGTCTTCATCCCGTCGATCGATGCGATCATCAGGACCTTGGCCGGACGTTCGACGGTGCCTGCCGCCTTGAGCAGCTTGTGTAGCTGCTGCGTCAGGAAAAACGGGCCCTTCACGTTCAAATCCATCGTGCGGTCCCAGCCCGCTTCGCTGAATTCGGCAAATGGTTCGCCCCAT
This is a stretch of genomic DNA from Parerythrobacter jejuensis. It encodes these proteins:
- a CDS encoding SDR family NAD(P)-dependent oxidoreductase — encoded protein: MNLKDLFGLDGKIALVTGGSRGIGKMIVEGLLEAGCAKVYIAARKQEQVDATCAELGDKVIGLTADLSQLDGIKQLAGEIASREDKLDLLVNNAGAAWGEPFAEFSEAGWDRTMDLNVKGPFFLTQQLHKLLKAAGTVERPAKVLMIASIDGMKTNPWETYPYQASKAGLIHLTRRMAAELVRDNIIVNGIGPGAFPSAMNRAARDNEALVAKGIPSKRVGVTEDMAAGAIYLLSRAGDYVVGTTIPIDGGVVNANIGAGNFVDPSGE
- the gmk gene encoding guanylate kinase, which codes for MAHDTSDALHRRGLLFILSSPSGAGKTTISRMLLTADDEIRLSVSATTRPRRPGEVEGVDYHFVSDEAFDAMVEKDDFYEWAEVFGNRYGTPKGYIRKRLKEGDDFLFDIDWQGTQQLYQKDQQDVVSVFILPPTLDELRRRLESRATDSEDVIDRRMDRARGEISHWAEYDYVVVNDDVDECFVKVREILHAERMKRTRQTGLIPFVRGLMD
- a CDS encoding SET domain-containing protein-lysine N-methyltransferase, coding for MTAVIERRSTPGRGEGIFALKPFKRGDILYTGVLENASVTNHSHASQVSKTRFGFHIGLSSIFNHSCSPNCGIMINESGAHNIVAMESILAGDEATYDYAMRNYRIEHFPGSCSCGKTNCRNTITGWIGLPQQRKDDYAGFIAPYLLEIDLKQGAARHSAMASSRVLSDFKAATDNL
- a CDS encoding fatty acid desaturase is translated as MQDPLPAAAVRDSDGAPMAEIDAKELGRALKVFHAPKAVRSWYELGITLLPFVALFAAMLFALDAGYWLALALAPAAGLLLLRLFIIQHDCGHGAFLKSRSGNDWIGRALGVLTLTPYDCWRRSHALHHAATGNLDARGFGDVDLMTVREYRESSRLQRLGYRVYRHPAVLLGLGPAYLFLLRHRLPIGLMKEGMRYWVSAMATNVGLIALLAALAWVFGLATVALVFFPVLLTAASMGVWLFYIQHQFENAHWDRKEDWSFHEAALAGSSYLKLPAVLQWFTGNIGIHHVHHLASRIPFYRLPEVLREFPALTEVNRFTTRQTIKPLVLALWDEEQRRMVTFREAKSSLR